A region of Gracilinanus agilis isolate LMUSP501 chromosome 3, AgileGrace, whole genome shotgun sequence DNA encodes the following proteins:
- the LOC123238699 gene encoding olfactory receptor 51V1-like: protein MSTQPGFNISSSMFLLTGFPGLEHLYVWIAIPFSSIYAMVLLGNCMILHVIRTEQSLHEPMFYFLAMLALTDLCMGISTVHTVLGILWGFSDKISLDACIGQSFFIHSLSFMESSVLLTMSFDRYIAICNPLRYSSILTDARIIKIGIAIIIRSFLFTIPAIIRLKIFNYCRPHVLSHSFCLHQDLLRLTCSDIRFNSFYALGLVICTLMLDSVLILISYVLILKSVLAIASRGERLKSFQTCISHICAVLVFYIPIISLTMVHRFGKHLSPIVHVLMGNIYILFPPLMNPIIYSVKTQQIRSRIQRLFSGQRY from the coding sequence ATGTCTACTCAACCTGGGTTCAACATTAGTTCCTCCATGTTCCTCCTCACAGGCTTCCCTGGCCTGGAACATTTGTATGTGTGGATTGCTATTCCCTTCTCCTCCATTTATGCCATGGTTCTCCTTGGGAATTGCATGATTCTCCATGTGATCCGGACTGAACAGAGTCTGCATGAGCCCATGttctacttcctagctatgctgGCCCTCACCGACTTATGCATGGGGATTTCCACTGTGCACACAGTCCTGGGGATCCTGTGGGGGTTCAGTGACAAGATCAGTTTGGATGCCTGTATTGGCCAGTCTTTCTTCATTCATAGTCTTTCCTTTATGGAATCTTCTGTCCTACTCACCATGTCCTTCGATCGTTACATTGCAATCTGCAACCCACTACGCTACTCCTCTATCCTGACTGATGCCAGGATAATCAAGATTGGGATAGCCATTATAATTAGGAGCTTCTTATTTACAATTCCTGCTATCATCCGTCTAAAGATTTTCAATTACTGCCGGCCCCATgttctctctcattccttctgtCTCCATCAGGACCTCCTCAGGCTGACCTGCTCTGACATTCGCTTTAACAGCTTCTATGCATTGGGGCTAGTCATTTGTACATTAATGTTAGACTCTGTCCTCATCCTCATCTCCTATGTTCTAATCCTGAAATCTGTCTTAGCAATTGCATCTCGGGGTGAAAGACTCAAATCTTTTCAGACTTGTATCTCTCATATCTGTGCTGTCCTTGTCTTTTATATTCCCATCATCAGTCTAACTATGGTACACCGTTTTGGCAAGCACCTCTCCCCTATAGTGCATGTCCTTATGGgtaatatttatattctttttccaCCCTTGATGAACCCAATTATCTACAGTGTCAAAACCCAGCAGATCCGAAGCAGGATACAGAGACTCTTCTCAGGACAAAGATACTGA